TCAAACCACGGCTACATCGAAATCGTCGAGGGCCCGCAGTGCGATTTTGATCCCAGCATCTACCTGCAGGACGTCAACAATGACAGCTTTGTAGATCCAGTTGGCCCTGCCTCCAATCAAGTTCAGCTCGATCTGGCGATCTCGCAGCTGCCGGGATCGACGCTCAACCGTTTGCCGGGCAGCAACGTGGCTATGGATTCGCAGTACGTTACCGACGGCGGCGGCCTGGGCGATTGGGACGACGTGCTGATGCTGACGGTCCGCAACGACGACAAACCATTCGTCGGCCGCGTGCCGGCCAGCGTGCCCAGCAACGGCGCCGGATTCGCCAACTGGGGATCAACCGAGATCGAATCTCCCCTGGCTGAGGTGGTCTGGTTCGCGGTGGAGAACCCGGTCGAGCCGTCCAATGCACGGACCTTCTACTTCGGTGAACCCGGCTTCCGCACCGTCTACCGCCGGGTGCTGCTGATCGCCCCCCAGCTGGACTACGGCATAGAGGTCAACAACCAGGACCTCGGGCCGGGGGTGGTGCGGGTGCTGCGGAACGTCAACCAGGATGCAGTCGACGAAGCCATCTCGGCGTTGCTGGCGTTCCAGGACGCGTACGACCTGTCCGTGCGTCTGGAATGGGACCCGATCGCCGGGTTCTGGCTGATCAAGGCCAACACCCTGGGCGACTTGACCAAACGCGAGAACCGCTTCGACCACCAGCACGTCGCCGCGGGCGACCCGCGAAACGGCGCCCGCAGTCGATTCCCCTACCGGTCCGTGGACGATGGCCGGGGAGTGTCGGGCATCGTCAACATCCGCCACGGGGCTGACCCGGCAATGCGTCAGGTGCAAGACAGCGACAATCCGATCGCGTTCGACGACACGAACATCAGCGGGCGGGCCGCGGCTCGCGGCCGCGGAACGGTAGATACGTACGAGCTGGGCGACGCCAACCAGCGGGGTCAGCGGATGGGCAACCGGCCGTTTGTATTCATCGATGAAGACAGTCAGCAACGCCCCACGACGCGCGCCATCGTTAACGAGGACGGCCAAGTGGTGATGTTCACCAATGGCATGGTCCCGCTGTCGGGCGACCGACGCGGCGAGGACGTGGTGCTGAGCAACATGCTGGCGTTCGACATCAAGGTGTACGACCCCGGGGCGCCGCTGCTGGCCGAGCAGCCTGTCAACGATACCGGCCGGTCGGTCACGTACCCCGGTGAAGTCGTGGCCCCGGGCGACCCCGGCTGGGGCCTGATCCTCCGCGAGCGACTCACTAACCCAGGCTCGGGCACGTCCTATCAGCCAATCGTCAGCCGCGGCGCGTATGTTGACCTTGGCTACTACGATCTTCACGGCGCCTTCGCCGCACGCAACACGGCCGTAGGCGGGCTGCCGGCAAGCACCGATCCGAGCCTCGCACCGCTGCTGGGAGATTCGCCGTATGCCGGCCTCACTCAGGTGAAGAGTGGCCTGGGTTGGCCTGTAGCCAACGCCAGCGGCTACGCGTTTCAGCCGTATCGCACCTACGACACCTGGTCTACCTCCTACGAGAACAACGGCAAGGACGACGACGGGGACGCAGGAACCCCGGTTGGCGGCGTCGACGAAGGGAGTGATGGCTTCGACAACGACGGGATTAACGGCGTCGACGACGCGGGCGAACGCGAAACCGCGCCGCCCTACGAAGCCGCGTTGCGGGGCATCCAGATCACGCTCCGCGGGTACGAACTGGACAGCCGCCAGATCCGCGAAGTGAACGTCAAGCAGACGTTCGTGCCCAAGTGAGCCCGCCGGAGTCCGACGCCGGCGCCCCGGGGGGTGCTGCGCACGTCATCCGACTCCGTGGCCCGTGGCAGGCGGTCGCCGCCAGCGGCCCGCCGCTGCGGGCGAAGCTGCCGTGCGGGTGGCGCGACGCGTTTGGCGAGGGGGTCGATCAGGTGCGGCTGAGCCGCCGCTTCAATCAGCCCACCTCGCTCGGTCCGGGCACGCGGGTGCTGGTGCGGCTGTCCACCGCGCACACCCTTGTGGGCGCCCAGCTCAACGGCGGGCCGCTGTCGTTGGACGGGTCTGCGGCCGAGCTGCCGCCGCTGCAGGAGGGGGGCAACGAGCTGACGGTCACGCTGCTGCGGGGCCAAGCGGAAGACCCGGTGCTCGAGGCTCAGCTCGAGATCATCAGCGGCTAGCCATCCGCGTGATTCTTCCACTCCCTGCTTCCGCAGCCCACCTCTCGGTGAGCCTGTCGACGGCGCCGCTTGTCAGTTCTGGCGGCGGCAACCACAATGTCCGTTCCGCGTAAAATGCCCGATTCTCCCCCGCTACGGATTGTTACCCATGCGCAAGTGCGTCCTCGCCTACTCCGGCGGCCTCGATACGTCTGTGATCCTCGGTTGGCTCCAGGACGAGGGCTACGAGGTGCACTGCGTGTACGTCGACGTCGGTCAGCCGTGCGAGGACCGCGAGGCGATCATGCAGAAGGCGCACGACAACGGCGCGGCTTCCGCCCGGTTGGTGGACGTGCAGGAGGAGCTGTGCCGCGACTTCGCCTTCCCCGTGCTGCAGTGGCAGGCCAAGTACGAGGGGATCTACCTGCTGGGCACGTCGATCGCGCGGCCGCTGATCAGCAAGGCCTGCCTGGAAGTCGCCCGCGAGGTGGGCGCCGAGGCGTTCGTGCACGGCGCCACGGGCAAGGGGAACGACCAGTGCCGCTTCCAGCTGGCAGCCGAGGCTTTGGAGCCAGACGTCAAGATGATCGCACCGTGGCGGATGGCCTCTTTCCGCGAGAAGTTCCCGGGCCGCACGGAGATGATCGACTTCTGCGACGCCAAGAAGATCCCGGTCAAGGCGTCCATCGCCAAGCCGTACAGCTCCGACGAGAACTGCCTGCACATCAGCTACGAGGCGGGCAAGCTGGAGGACACCGCGGTCAACGGCGTGGCGATCGTAGACTTCGGCATGGGCGTCTCGCCGCAGGACGCGCCGGACTCGGTTGAAGAGGTGACCGTCGGCTTCGAAGCGGGTGTGCCGGTCAGCATCAACGGACAGGCAAAGTCGCCGCTCGCGATGGTGCAGGAAATGAACGACATCGCCGGCCGCAACGGCGTGGGGCGGATCGACATCGTCGAGAACCGCTTTGTCGGCATGAAGAGCCGCGGCGTGTACGAGGCGCCCGGCATGACCGCCCTGTACGCCGCGCACCTGCAGCTGGAACAGCTCACCCTGGACCGCGACCTGGTGCACCTCCGCGACCGGCTGGCGCCGGAAGTCGCCGAGATGGTGTACTACGGCTTCTGGTACTGCCCGAAGATGGACGCGCTGTTGGCGTTCATCAAGGAGGCCCAGCAGCCGGTAACCGGCGAGGTGACGCTCGGCCTGTACAAGGGCAACATCCTGATCCACGGCCGCACCAGCCCCAACAGCCTGTACGACGAGGAGGTTGCGAGCATGGAGGGCGGCGGTAGCTACGACCAGACCGACGCCGAAGGCTTCATCCGCCTGCAGGGCCTGCCTAGCCGGGTTCTTGGCAAAGTGCGGCCCCGCGCTTACTAGAGCGTGGACTGAGCTCGACAAGTTCACCACTGAGTCACTGAGAACACCGAGAGAGCTCCCGGGAGGATTCCCCGTGGTCACAGGCTACCCGCACTCTGACCTAACTGAGCAGGTGATTGGGGCAGCAGTTGAAGTGCATCGGCATCTGGGACCGGGCCTGCTCGAATCCGCGTACGAGGAGTGCCTGTGTCGCGAACTTGCCGAACGTGGAATCCCCTTCGCACGTCAGGTGCCGCTGCCGATTGACTACAAGGGCCAGCGACTCGATGCGGGCTATCGAATCGATCTGCTGGTGGATGACAGGCTGATCCTTGAGCTAAAGTCCGTGGACGCAGTGACCGGCATTCACGAGGCCCAGTTGCTTACCTACCTGCGACTCTCGGGCAAATCGGTGGGGCTGATAATCAATTTCAACACTCAGCTGCTCAAACACGGGATCACACGCCGCGTGCTCTAGCGTATTCTCCTGCTACTCCGATCCCTCCGTGACTCTGTGGTGAATTCTCCTCCCCAACGCATCCTGGTCGTCCGCCTGCGGATGCTGGGCGACTCGCTCCTCGCTACGCCGCTGGTGCGGCAGCTCAAGAGGATCTACCCCGAGGCGGAGGTGGACCTGCTGTGCCAGCCGCAGAATGGGGCCATCTTCCTCTACAGCCCGCACGTCGCGCAGCGGCACCTGCTCCGCCGTAAGGCGTCGGCCGGCGAGATCTGGTCGGTCGTCAGGGCAATGCGTGAGCGTCGGTACGACCTGGCGATCGACCTGCACGGCATCCCCAAGACCGCCTGGCTGACGCTGGCGAGCGGCGCCAAGCGGCGGATCGGCTACCGCAAGTGGCTGGCGCGGGGGCCGCTCTGCTACACGGAGTCGACGCCCCGCGACCAGATGCCGTACGAGTACAACGCCCGCCGCAACCTGCGGCTGCTGGGCGACGGCCGCGTGGACTACGACGACGTCGACCTCGAGTTCCCGATCAGCAGCGAGGACGAGGCCTTCGCCGACCAGTTCAAGGCCGATCACATCCCCGGGCGGACGGTCGCGATGTACGTC
This genomic interval from Posidoniimonas corsicana contains the following:
- a CDS encoding GxxExxY protein; translated protein: MVTGYPHSDLTEQVIGAAVEVHRHLGPGLLESAYEECLCRELAERGIPFARQVPLPIDYKGQRLDAGYRIDLLVDDRLILELKSVDAVTGIHEAQLLTYLRLSGKSVGLIINFNTQLLKHGITRRVL
- a CDS encoding argininosuccinate synthase; this translates as MRKCVLAYSGGLDTSVILGWLQDEGYEVHCVYVDVGQPCEDREAIMQKAHDNGAASARLVDVQEELCRDFAFPVLQWQAKYEGIYLLGTSIARPLISKACLEVAREVGAEAFVHGATGKGNDQCRFQLAAEALEPDVKMIAPWRMASFREKFPGRTEMIDFCDAKKIPVKASIAKPYSSDENCLHISYEAGKLEDTAVNGVAIVDFGMGVSPQDAPDSVEEVTVGFEAGVPVSINGQAKSPLAMVQEMNDIAGRNGVGRIDIVENRFVGMKSRGVYEAPGMTALYAAHLQLEQLTLDRDLVHLRDRLAPEVAEMVYYGFWYCPKMDALLAFIKEAQQPVTGEVTLGLYKGNILIHGRTSPNSLYDEEVASMEGGGSYDQTDAEGFIRLQGLPSRVLGKVRPRAY
- a CDS encoding PilW family protein — its product is MYLLIRGDQPHRSFVPAPSLCWRRGFTLVEMLVAMSLTLLMMAAVIGVFANVSESVAKRRASIEMSSQLRYARNLLQADLANHTCPAIPWVKPESNHGYIEIVEGPQCDFDPSIYLQDVNNDSFVDPVGPASNQVQLDLAISQLPGSTLNRLPGSNVAMDSQYVTDGGGLGDWDDVLMLTVRNDDKPFVGRVPASVPSNGAGFANWGSTEIESPLAEVVWFAVENPVEPSNARTFYFGEPGFRTVYRRVLLIAPQLDYGIEVNNQDLGPGVVRVLRNVNQDAVDEAISALLAFQDAYDLSVRLEWDPIAGFWLIKANTLGDLTKRENRFDHQHVAAGDPRNGARSRFPYRSVDDGRGVSGIVNIRHGADPAMRQVQDSDNPIAFDDTNISGRAAARGRGTVDTYELGDANQRGQRMGNRPFVFIDEDSQQRPTTRAIVNEDGQVVMFTNGMVPLSGDRRGEDVVLSNMLAFDIKVYDPGAPLLAEQPVNDTGRSVTYPGEVVAPGDPGWGLILRERLTNPGSGTSYQPIVSRGAYVDLGYYDLHGAFAARNTAVGGLPASTDPSLAPLLGDSPYAGLTQVKSGLGWPVANASGYAFQPYRTYDTWSTSYENNGKDDDGDAGTPVGGVDEGSDGFDNDGINGVDDAGERETAPPYEAALRGIQITLRGYELDSRQIREVNVKQTFVPK
- a CDS encoding glycosyltransferase family 9 protein translates to MNSPPQRILVVRLRMLGDSLLATPLVRQLKRIYPEAEVDLLCQPQNGAIFLYSPHVAQRHLLRRKASAGEIWSVVRAMRERRYDLAIDLHGIPKTAWLTLASGAKRRIGYRKWLARGPLCYTESTPRDQMPYEYNARRNLRLLGDGRVDYDDVDLEFPISSEDEAFADQFKADHIPGRTVAMYVISQDPDKIWPPERFAQIADRLSERGYTPLMVYGPGQEQATREVTDRMKSPAVVDYPMPTFPQLMGVMRRCDLFVGNDGGPHHLAATAGLPMVSLFQISPVEWTRPHREHQRFVAPSEVQTPCESCGTFVDRPFKEIPTDVVWEEVERVLENIG